In one Polaribacter sp. ALD11 genomic region, the following are encoded:
- a CDS encoding alpha-L-fucosidase — MKYLKITIVLLFLFTNQISAQEKLTKEERLEWFKDAKLGVFIHWGYYGVKGIGESWSMYHKRISYDDYMAQGKEFTAKNYDPEAWAKLFKKIGARYAVLTTKHHDGVALWDTKLSHLNVLEKTPAKRDLVAPFVDALRKENLKVGLYYSLIDWSHPDYDVVFPRPDTRKNYPQKNQNQLSPWQRFLKFNNGQLKELSDTFKPDLYWFDGDWEKSSEQWRAQSLKDSLLTWNPKVVVNSRLKTYGDYSTPEQGIPVVRPDGAWEFCMTMNNNWGYFPSDTNYKPKSQIIRTFVEVIASGGNLLLNIGPKPDGTIAKEQVERLEALGDWIRKHETAVFNSKAGLPYGHFYGPTMLNKDETKIYLALFDAPKNYISLKGIQNKVKSIKVVGSNQELSFERNGGAAWNNIPGILRIEIPQGKNLDPNVTIIEVELEDALKLYRGHGNAVELNK; from the coding sequence ATGAAGTATTTAAAGATAACAATTGTTTTACTTTTCTTGTTTACAAATCAAATTTCGGCACAAGAAAAACTGACGAAAGAGGAACGTTTAGAGTGGTTTAAAGATGCTAAATTAGGGGTCTTTATTCATTGGGGATATTACGGTGTAAAAGGAATTGGCGAGTCTTGGTCTATGTATCATAAACGTATTTCTTATGATGATTATATGGCACAAGGTAAAGAGTTTACTGCTAAAAACTATGATCCGGAAGCTTGGGCTAAATTATTTAAAAAAATTGGCGCGCGTTATGCCGTTTTAACTACAAAACATCATGATGGAGTTGCTTTGTGGGACACGAAATTAAGCCACTTAAATGTATTAGAAAAAACACCTGCAAAGCGCGATTTGGTAGCTCCTTTTGTAGATGCACTAAGAAAAGAAAATTTAAAAGTAGGTTTGTATTATTCGTTAATTGATTGGTCGCATCCCGATTATGATGTGGTTTTTCCAAGACCAGATACACGTAAAAATTATCCTCAGAAAAATCAAAATCAATTATCGCCTTGGCAACGTTTTCTTAAATTTAACAACGGTCAGTTAAAAGAATTGAGCGATACTTTTAAGCCAGACTTGTATTGGTTTGATGGTGATTGGGAAAAATCTAGCGAACAATGGAGAGCGCAATCACTAAAAGATAGTTTGTTAACATGGAATCCTAAGGTGGTTGTAAATTCTCGATTAAAAACATACGGAGATTATAGTACCCCAGAACAAGGAATTCCTGTAGTTAGACCAGATGGTGCATGGGAATTTTGTATGACGATGAATAATAATTGGGGTTATTTTCCATCGGATACCAATTACAAACCAAAATCTCAAATTATAAGAACTTTTGTTGAAGTAATTGCTTCTGGAGGAAATTTATTATTAAACATCGGTCCGAAACCAGATGGTACCATTGCAAAAGAGCAAGTAGAACGTTTAGAGGCTTTAGGAGATTGGATTAGAAAACATGAAACAGCTGTCTTTAATTCTAAAGCAGGATTGCCTTATGGTCATTTTTATGGACCAACAATGTTGAACAAAGATGAAACTAAAATTTACTTGGCTTTGTTTGATGCGCCAAAAAATTATATTTCTTTAAAAGGTATTCAGAATAAAGTGAAATCTATTAAAGTAGTAGGCTCTAATCAAGAATTAAGTTTTGAAAGAAATGGTGGCGCTGCTTGGAACAATATTCCTGGAATTTTAAGAATTGAAATTCCCCAAGGAAAAAACTTAGATCCCAATGTAACTATTATAGAAGTTGAATTAGAAGATGCTTTGAAACTGTATAGAGGTCATGGAAATGCTGTTGAATTAAATAAGTAA